From one Tsukamurella tyrosinosolvens genomic stretch:
- a CDS encoding sugar ABC transporter ATP-binding protein: MSTDSTSREPHASAAGRTPLIRMSGVTKRFPGVVALDHVDLEVYPGERIALVGENGAGKSTLMKLLSGVESPDEGTIEIAGSPVQLTSPAQAQSLGVSIIHQELGLVPDLTVAQNITLGHERTRLGIVDGRGAVRDTAALLERLGMVIDPEARVRDLTVGKQQMVEIARALSENARLLILDEPTAALNDAEVQTLFELIGRFVTDETGVVYISHRMDELPRISDRIVVLRDGTYVGQRPTATTPMREIIEMMVGREVVDEQRPTVPETPGEVVLRVDGLSSKHPLRDISFELHRGEILGFAGLMGAGRTELARAIVGADAITSGRIEVNGAARTIDSPATAAALGIGYLSEDRKRFGAVVEQTVRDNIALSSLDRYSRFGVIRDGELSRLATDMVSRLRIKTPSIRQAVRNLSGGNQQKVIIGKWLARDCDILIVDEPTRGIDIGAKDEIYRLLEQLAASGKAIMVISSDLPEVLRLSHRIAVMGEGRLATILDSDEATQETIMENATRFHETAVQ, encoded by the coding sequence ATGAGTACCGACTCGACTTCTCGGGAGCCGCACGCGTCGGCCGCCGGCCGTACACCGCTGATCCGCATGAGCGGCGTCACCAAACGCTTTCCCGGGGTCGTCGCGCTCGACCACGTCGACCTCGAGGTGTATCCGGGCGAGCGGATCGCGCTCGTCGGCGAGAACGGCGCGGGCAAATCCACCCTCATGAAGCTGCTCAGCGGCGTCGAGTCGCCGGACGAGGGGACCATCGAGATCGCCGGGTCCCCGGTGCAATTGACCTCGCCCGCGCAGGCGCAGTCTCTGGGTGTGAGCATCATCCACCAGGAGTTGGGCCTGGTTCCGGATCTCACGGTCGCCCAGAACATCACCCTGGGCCACGAGCGCACCCGCTTGGGCATCGTCGACGGCCGCGGTGCCGTACGCGACACCGCAGCCCTCCTCGAACGGCTCGGCATGGTGATCGACCCCGAAGCGCGTGTCCGGGACCTGACGGTGGGCAAGCAGCAGATGGTCGAGATCGCTCGTGCTCTCTCGGAGAACGCGCGACTGCTCATCCTCGACGAGCCGACCGCTGCGCTCAATGATGCCGAGGTGCAGACCCTGTTCGAGCTGATCGGCCGCTTCGTCACCGATGAGACCGGCGTCGTCTACATCTCGCACCGCATGGACGAGCTGCCCCGCATCTCCGACCGCATCGTCGTCCTGCGCGACGGCACGTACGTGGGCCAGCGGCCGACGGCGACGACGCCGATGCGCGAGATCATCGAGATGATGGTCGGTCGCGAGGTCGTCGACGAACAGCGCCCGACGGTGCCGGAGACGCCCGGCGAGGTAGTGCTCAGGGTCGACGGGCTGAGCAGCAAGCATCCCCTGCGCGACATCTCGTTCGAACTGCACCGCGGCGAGATCCTCGGCTTCGCCGGGTTGATGGGCGCCGGTCGCACCGAGCTGGCCAGGGCGATCGTCGGTGCCGACGCCATCACGTCGGGACGCATCGAGGTGAACGGGGCCGCGCGCACGATCGACTCGCCGGCGACCGCGGCCGCCCTCGGTATCGGATACCTCTCCGAGGACCGCAAGCGGTTCGGGGCCGTCGTCGAGCAGACGGTCCGCGACAACATCGCGCTGTCCTCCCTCGACCGGTACTCGCGGTTCGGTGTGATCCGTGACGGCGAGCTCAGCAGGCTCGCAACCGATATGGTCTCGCGGCTCCGGATCAAGACGCCATCGATCCGGCAGGCGGTCCGCAACCTCTCGGGCGGCAACCAGCAGAAGGTCATCATCGGCAAATGGCTCGCCCGCGACTGCGACATCCTCATCGTGGACGAGCCGACGCGCGGCATCGACATCGGAGCCAAGGACGAGATCTACCGGCTCCTCGAACAATTGGCGGCTTCCGGCAAGGCGATCATGGTGATCTCCAGTGACCTGCCCGAAGTCCTGCGCCTTTCCCACCGCATCGCGGTGATGGGGGAGGGCAGGCTCGCCACCATCCTCGACAGCGACGAAGCGACACAGGAGACCATCATGGAGAACGCCACCCGCTTCCACGAGACGGCGGTGCAGTGA
- a CDS encoding ABC transporter substrate-binding protein: MFTKASTPVRRMFRAATVTVAAVAMLTTATACSNGSSGGDGQIAIISKGYQHQFWKAVNKGAQESATELGRTITFEGPDNETQVEKQVQLLQTALDRNPSAIAIAALDSAAVAPMLQQAKDRGIPVVAFDSGVDSDIPVTTASTDNKAAAAEAAKHMVQLVGGNGEIGVVAHDQTSKTGVDRRDGFVDWIKANAPGIRIVDVQYGGDPSKAADLAATMLQAHPNLVGLYGTNEGAATGIVNAAQRSGRTNLTIIGFDSGAAQIDAIRSGLMAGAITQNPEGIGRETVAAAVKAIKGESLPKAIDTGFYWYDRTNIDDPKVAGSLYR, translated from the coding sequence GTGTTCACTAAGGCTTCGACCCCCGTGCGGCGAATGTTCCGCGCAGCGACGGTCACCGTCGCCGCAGTCGCGATGCTCACCACCGCGACCGCGTGCTCCAACGGCTCCTCGGGTGGCGACGGGCAGATCGCCATCATCTCCAAGGGGTACCAGCACCAGTTCTGGAAGGCGGTGAACAAGGGCGCTCAGGAATCGGCCACCGAGCTGGGAAGGACCATCACCTTCGAGGGGCCCGACAACGAGACGCAGGTGGAGAAGCAGGTGCAGCTCCTGCAGACCGCGCTCGACCGCAACCCGTCGGCGATCGCGATCGCCGCCCTCGATTCGGCCGCGGTCGCACCGATGCTCCAGCAGGCGAAAGACCGCGGCATCCCAGTCGTCGCCTTCGACTCGGGCGTCGACAGCGACATCCCCGTCACGACCGCGTCGACCGACAACAAGGCCGCTGCAGCCGAGGCCGCCAAGCACATGGTCCAGCTCGTCGGCGGCAACGGCGAGATCGGCGTCGTCGCGCACGACCAGACCTCGAAGACCGGTGTGGATCGGCGCGACGGCTTCGTCGATTGGATCAAGGCCAATGCCCCCGGCATCAGGATCGTCGACGTCCAGTACGGCGGGGACCCGTCGAAGGCCGCGGACCTCGCCGCCACGATGCTGCAGGCGCACCCGAACCTCGTCGGCCTGTACGGCACCAACGAGGGAGCGGCGACAGGCATCGTCAACGCCGCGCAACGCAGCGGCAGGACGAATCTCACGATCATCGGCTTCGACTCGGGCGCCGCGCAGATCGACGCCATCCGATCAGGGCTGATGGCCGGGGCCATCACCCAGAATCCCGAGGGCATCGGTCGCGAGACGGTCGCTGCGGCGGTCAAGGCCATCAAGGGGGAGTCGCTGCCCAAGGCCATCGACACCGGCTTCTACTGGTACGACAGGACCAACATCGACGACCCGAAGGTCGCGGGCAGCCTCTACCGCTGA
- a CDS encoding carbon starvation CstA family protein, translated as MSAPTAPSTTETDGDITYVRTDPDLPPVAVIDRSPITTKHKVIFGVIALVGAVAWAMIALARGESVNAVWFVLAAVCTYVVGYRFYARLIELKVVRPRDDHATPAEVLENGTDYLPTDRRVLFGHHFAAIAGAGPLVGPVLAAQMGYLPGTIWIIVGALVAGCVQDYLVLWVATRRRGRSLGQMIRDELGPVGGAAAIIGIAAIMTILIAVLALVVVQALGHSPWGVFSIAATIPIALFMGVYLRFLRPGRVSEVSLIGCVLLLAAVIGGRYVGESSWGKDLFTLTPVQLSWAIIIYGFAASVLPVWLLLAPRDYLSTFMKVGTIVLLAVGILIARPLMEAPAVSDFATRGDGPVFAGSLFPFLFITIACGALSGFHSLVSSGTTPKLLEKEGQMRLIGYGGMLTESFVAIMALITASIINQHFYFAMNAPIAKTGGTAETAATYVNSLGLSGDPVTGQQLSQAAKDVGEESIVSRTGGAPTLAFGMSEVLHQVFGGSSMKSFWYHFAIMFEALFILTTVDAGTRVARFLVSDALSNLGGPFQRLKDPSWRVGAWVASLLVVAAWGSILLMGVTDPLGGINTLFPLFGIANQLLAAMALTVVVVVVVKKGYYKWVWIPAIPLVWDLIITMTASWQKIFSSDPAVGYWKQHSNFKAAAEAGKSSFGSAKTPEAIDAVVRNTFIQGTLSIVFAIMVLIVVIMGAWTIYRTVTGNGRPLTEEEPVPSKLFAPSGLIPTPAERKVQEQWDALGVTRSSGH; from the coding sequence GTGTCAGCTCCCACCGCTCCGTCGACCACGGAGACCGACGGCGACATCACCTACGTCCGAACGGACCCGGACCTGCCGCCCGTCGCGGTCATCGACCGCAGCCCCATCACCACCAAACACAAGGTGATCTTCGGCGTGATCGCGCTCGTCGGCGCCGTCGCGTGGGCGATGATCGCCCTCGCCCGCGGCGAATCGGTGAACGCGGTGTGGTTCGTGCTCGCCGCGGTCTGCACCTACGTCGTCGGCTACCGCTTCTACGCGCGCCTGATCGAACTCAAGGTGGTACGCCCCCGCGACGACCACGCCACCCCGGCGGAGGTCCTGGAGAACGGCACCGACTACCTCCCCACCGACCGGCGCGTGCTGTTCGGCCACCACTTCGCCGCGATCGCCGGCGCCGGTCCGCTCGTGGGCCCCGTGCTCGCGGCGCAGATGGGCTACCTGCCCGGCACGATCTGGATCATCGTCGGTGCCCTGGTCGCCGGCTGCGTCCAGGACTACCTCGTGCTGTGGGTCGCGACCCGCCGCCGCGGACGCTCGCTGGGCCAGATGATCCGCGACGAGCTCGGCCCCGTCGGCGGCGCCGCCGCCATCATCGGCATCGCCGCCATCATGACCATCCTCATCGCCGTGCTCGCACTCGTAGTGGTGCAGGCACTGGGCCACAGCCCGTGGGGCGTCTTCTCCATCGCCGCGACGATCCCCATCGCCCTGTTCATGGGCGTCTACCTGCGCTTCCTCCGCCCCGGCCGGGTCTCCGAGGTCTCGCTCATCGGCTGTGTACTGCTCCTCGCGGCGGTGATCGGCGGGCGCTACGTGGGCGAGAGCAGCTGGGGCAAGGACCTGTTCACCCTCACGCCGGTCCAGCTCAGCTGGGCGATCATCATCTACGGCTTCGCCGCCTCCGTGCTCCCCGTGTGGCTACTGCTCGCGCCGCGCGACTACCTCTCGACCTTCATGAAGGTCGGCACCATCGTGCTGCTGGCCGTGGGCATCCTCATCGCCCGCCCGCTCATGGAGGCACCCGCCGTCTCGGACTTCGCGACCCGCGGTGACGGCCCCGTCTTCGCCGGTTCGCTGTTCCCGTTCCTCTTCATCACCATCGCGTGCGGCGCCCTCTCCGGCTTCCACTCCCTGGTCAGCTCCGGCACCACGCCGAAGCTGCTGGAGAAGGAGGGCCAGATGCGGCTGATCGGCTACGGCGGCATGCTCACCGAGTCCTTCGTCGCGATCATGGCGCTGATCACCGCGTCGATCATCAACCAGCACTTCTACTTCGCCATGAACGCGCCGATCGCCAAGACCGGCGGCACCGCGGAGACCGCGGCCACGTACGTCAACTCGCTGGGCCTGAGCGGCGATCCGGTCACCGGGCAGCAACTGTCGCAGGCGGCGAAGGACGTCGGCGAGGAGTCGATCGTCTCCCGCACGGGCGGTGCCCCGACGCTCGCCTTCGGCATGTCCGAGGTACTGCATCAGGTCTTCGGCGGCTCGTCGATGAAGTCGTTCTGGTACCACTTCGCGATCATGTTCGAGGCGCTGTTCATCCTCACCACCGTCGACGCCGGCACCCGCGTCGCCCGGTTCCTCGTCTCGGACGCGCTGAGCAACCTGGGCGGCCCGTTCCAGCGGCTCAAGGATCCGAGCTGGCGCGTGGGAGCGTGGGTCGCGTCGCTGCTCGTCGTCGCGGCCTGGGGCAGCATCCTGCTCATGGGCGTGACCGACCCGCTGGGCGGCATCAACACGCTCTTCCCGCTGTTCGGCATCGCCAATCAGCTGCTCGCCGCGATGGCGCTCACCGTGGTCGTCGTGGTGGTGGTCAAGAAGGGCTACTACAAGTGGGTCTGGATACCCGCGATCCCGCTGGTCTGGGACCTCATCATCACGATGACCGCGTCGTGGCAGAAGATCTTCAGTTCCGATCCCGCCGTGGGCTACTGGAAGCAGCACAGCAACTTCAAGGCGGCCGCCGAGGCCGGGAAGTCGTCCTTCGGCTCGGCGAAGACGCCCGAGGCCATCGACGCCGTGGTCCGCAACACCTTCATCCAGGGCACACTGTCGATCGTCTTCGCGATCATGGTGCTCATCGTGGTGATCATGGGTGCGTGGACCATTTACCGCACGGTGACCGGCAACGGCCGCCCGCTCACCGAGGAGGAACCGGTACCGAGCAAACTGTTCGCGCCGAGCGGCCTCATCCCCACGCCGGCGGAGAGGAAGGTGCAGGAGCAATGGGACGCACTGGGCGTGACCCGATCATCCGGGCACTGA
- a CDS encoding DNA recombination protein RmuC, producing MDLSHLIVALLALLVGVAVGIILARSLPAPAFRSDGAVPAPDAVAGPVNALLAPLRQTLDSLGHEFAVAERSRVAAFAGLREQIGTVARTSEALRAETATLRSAMKSSTVRGRWGELQLERVVELAGLSRHCDFSTQVGGAVGDARVRPDVVVHMAGGRDLAVDAKVPLDAYLQLLEAPPAEHAALLSDHARRFRSHVVQLAGKRYWEAVGSPELVVMFVPAEAFLDAALQADPELLEFALNRNVVLATPTTLVAMLRAVALSWRQHAPGEDAARIQALGRELNERFDVLNSHFSSLGTALGRTVEAFNATVGSYNSRVGVTARRLADLDSLPDGSREDPLELDRAPRAVPTAADSRFSQP from the coding sequence ATGGACCTCTCGCATCTGATCGTCGCGCTCCTGGCGCTGCTGGTCGGCGTCGCCGTGGGGATCATCCTGGCCCGGTCGCTCCCCGCGCCGGCCTTCCGGTCCGACGGTGCCGTCCCCGCCCCCGATGCGGTGGCCGGACCCGTGAACGCGCTGCTCGCGCCGCTGCGGCAGACCCTCGACTCGCTCGGCCACGAGTTCGCCGTCGCGGAACGCAGCCGGGTCGCCGCCTTCGCCGGGCTGCGGGAGCAGATCGGCACCGTCGCGCGCACGAGCGAGGCGCTGCGCGCGGAGACCGCCACGCTCCGGTCGGCGATGAAGTCGTCGACGGTGCGTGGCCGCTGGGGCGAGCTGCAGCTCGAGCGCGTGGTGGAGCTGGCGGGGCTGAGTCGGCACTGCGACTTCTCCACGCAGGTGGGCGGCGCGGTCGGTGACGCACGGGTGCGGCCGGACGTCGTGGTGCACATGGCGGGCGGTCGCGATCTGGCCGTCGACGCGAAGGTCCCGCTCGACGCCTACCTGCAGTTGCTCGAAGCGCCGCCCGCCGAGCACGCGGCCCTGCTCTCCGACCACGCGCGGCGGTTCCGCTCCCACGTCGTGCAGTTGGCGGGCAAGCGGTACTGGGAGGCCGTCGGCTCGCCGGAGCTGGTGGTCATGTTCGTGCCCGCCGAGGCCTTCCTCGACGCCGCGCTGCAGGCCGATCCGGAGCTGCTCGAGTTCGCACTGAACCGGAATGTGGTGCTCGCCACACCGACCACGCTCGTCGCCATGCTGCGGGCCGTCGCGCTGAGCTGGCGGCAGCACGCCCCCGGCGAGGACGCCGCCCGGATCCAGGCGCTCGGCCGCGAACTGAACGAACGATTCGACGTTCTGAACAGTCACTTCTCCTCACTGGGTACGGCCCTGGGTCGGACCGTCGAGGCCTTCAACGCCACCGTCGGCTCGTACAACTCCCGCGTCGGCGTCACGGCCCGCCGCCTGGCCGACCTCGACTCCCTGCCGGACGGTTCCCGCGAGGATCCACTGGAGCTCGATCGCGCGCCGCGAGCCGTCCCCACGGCGGCAGATTCTCGGTTCTCACAGCCTTAA
- a CDS encoding ABC transporter permease, whose protein sequence is MTATTAPPTPGRDGGGFALTSWVRGQMQQFLAFVSLIVIVAFFSFASPNFLTAGNLTGILVASVTIGLLALGTTIVIITGGIDLSIGTAMILSGIMTGVFLVNWNLPLWIGVIGGVLFGAFIGLVNGLVVAYLGIPPFIATLAMMLVTIGASLVISGTEPIRFTTVEGFSALANKSLVPGARIPLSVVLLALMAVIAGIVLAKTKLGRYAYAIGSNEEATRLSGVNVKNWKVVVYTFSGFFVGLAGVLAAARLNSAQPTGGQGLELEAIAAVVIGGTSLAGGRGTITGTVIGILIMSVLTNGLRIMSIPQEWQSIAVGVVILVAVYIDIVRKRP, encoded by the coding sequence ATGACCGCGACCACCGCGCCCCCCACCCCCGGTCGCGACGGCGGAGGTTTCGCACTGACGTCGTGGGTGCGCGGGCAGATGCAGCAGTTCCTGGCCTTCGTCAGCCTCATCGTGATCGTGGCCTTCTTCTCCTTCGCGAGCCCGAACTTCCTGACCGCAGGCAATCTCACGGGCATCCTGGTCGCGTCGGTGACCATCGGCCTGCTCGCGCTCGGTACCACCATCGTGATCATCACCGGCGGCATCGATCTGTCGATCGGCACGGCGATGATCCTCTCCGGCATCATGACCGGCGTCTTCCTCGTGAACTGGAACCTGCCACTGTGGATCGGCGTGATCGGAGGCGTGCTCTTCGGCGCGTTCATCGGCCTCGTGAACGGACTCGTCGTCGCCTATCTCGGGATACCGCCCTTCATCGCCACACTCGCCATGATGCTGGTGACCATCGGTGCGTCGCTGGTGATCTCGGGAACCGAGCCGATCCGGTTCACCACCGTGGAGGGCTTCAGTGCTCTCGCCAACAAGTCGCTGGTGCCGGGAGCGCGCATCCCCCTCAGCGTGGTGCTCCTCGCCCTCATGGCGGTCATCGCGGGCATCGTGCTCGCCAAGACGAAGCTCGGTCGCTACGCCTACGCCATCGGTAGCAACGAGGAGGCCACTCGGCTCTCCGGCGTGAACGTCAAGAACTGGAAGGTCGTCGTCTACACCTTCTCCGGCTTCTTCGTCGGTCTGGCCGGTGTTCTCGCCGCCGCCCGGCTCAACTCGGCGCAGCCCACCGGCGGTCAGGGGCTCGAGCTCGAGGCGATCGCCGCCGTCGTCATCGGAGGCACCTCGCTCGCCGGTGGCCGCGGCACCATCACCGGCACGGTGATCGGCATCCTCATCATGAGCGTGCTCACCAACGGCCTGCGAATCATGTCGATCCCGCAGGAGTGGCAGTCCATCGCGGTCGGCGTGGTCATCCTCGTCGCCGTCTACATCGACATCGTCCGCAAGCGGCCCTGA
- a CDS encoding AI-2E family transporter, whose translation MSEETTNPPPGKKTRSEVYGEAGRWLATWSWRTVAVAALLFVLSWVIGEFWSILLPVLLAILLCTVLWPPVRWLRSKGLPPALATALVLLFSLGLLGGIIGAIAPSIGGQSKEIADRAVEGVGKVQKWAQGPPLNLQDEQISKFVTSITKKLQESAETIATGVFTGVSAAGSFVVAIVMVAMLTFFFLKDGDKFMPWLKRHSGTPVSEHFAELLSRIWATLGGFIRTQAVVSFIDALFIGLGLVILQVPLAGALAVITFLGGFIPIVGAFVAGALAVIVALVTNGFGTALAVLAVVIAVQQLEGNVLSPILQSRSMQLHPAIVLLAIAFGGTQFGIIGAFLAVPVAAAIAVLFRYLGELVDEQTGETPPPEEEPKPSFWDKFRRKPAAPAAQSDAAADAGPAKDAPAGTA comes from the coding sequence GTGAGCGAAGAGACGACGAACCCGCCGCCGGGCAAGAAGACCCGCAGCGAGGTCTACGGCGAGGCCGGCCGCTGGCTGGCCACCTGGAGCTGGCGGACGGTCGCGGTCGCGGCGTTGCTGTTCGTGCTCAGCTGGGTGATCGGCGAATTCTGGTCGATCCTGCTTCCCGTGCTCCTGGCGATCCTGCTGTGCACGGTGCTGTGGCCGCCCGTGCGCTGGCTGCGGAGCAAGGGCCTACCGCCCGCGCTCGCGACCGCGCTCGTGCTGCTGTTCTCCCTGGGCCTCCTCGGCGGGATCATCGGCGCCATCGCCCCGTCCATCGGCGGGCAGTCCAAGGAGATCGCCGACCGCGCCGTCGAGGGCGTCGGCAAGGTGCAGAAGTGGGCGCAGGGGCCGCCGCTGAACCTGCAGGACGAGCAGATCAGCAAGTTCGTCACGTCGATCACCAAGAAGCTGCAGGAGAGCGCCGAGACCATCGCGACGGGCGTCTTCACCGGCGTCAGCGCCGCGGGCTCCTTCGTGGTGGCGATCGTCATGGTCGCGATGCTGACCTTCTTTTTCCTCAAGGACGGCGACAAGTTCATGCCGTGGCTCAAGCGGCATTCGGGCACGCCGGTCTCGGAGCACTTCGCCGAACTGCTCAGCCGCATCTGGGCCACGCTGGGCGGCTTCATCCGCACCCAGGCGGTCGTCAGCTTCATCGACGCCCTCTTCATCGGCCTCGGCCTGGTGATCCTGCAGGTCCCCCTCGCGGGCGCCCTGGCCGTGATCACCTTCCTGGGCGGCTTCATCCCGATCGTCGGTGCGTTCGTCGCCGGCGCACTGGCGGTGATCGTGGCGCTGGTGACCAACGGCTTCGGCACGGCGCTGGCGGTGCTCGCGGTGGTCATCGCGGTGCAGCAGCTCGAGGGCAACGTGCTCTCGCCGATCCTGCAGTCGCGCTCCATGCAGCTGCACCCCGCGATCGTGCTGCTCGCCATCGCCTTCGGCGGCACCCAGTTCGGCATCATCGGCGCCTTCCTCGCCGTGCCCGTCGCCGCCGCGATCGCGGTGCTGTTCCGGTACCTCGGAGAGCTGGTCGACGAGCAGACCGGCGAGACCCCGCCGCCCGAGGAGGAGCCGAAGCCCAGCTTCTGGGACAAGTTCCGGCGCAAGCCCGCGGCACCGGCCGCGCAGTCCGACGCGGCGGCGGACGCCGGGCCCGCGAAGGACGCCCCGGCCGGCACGGCCTGA
- a CDS encoding AlkA N-terminal domain-containing protein, translating to MTTSSPHLDFDRCYRAIAGRDPRFDGQFYTAVATTGIYCRPSCPATTPKAQNVSFHLTAAAAQAAGYRACRRCLPDAVPGSPRWNLESDLAARAMRLIADGVVDRTGVTGLAERLGYSSRQLTRVLTAELGAGPLALARAHRATTARILITGTSLPFSDIAFAAGFTSIRQFNDTIREVFARTPSELRAQRGPEPAGPSTGELSLRLALRGPYATGWVRWFLAAHAVAGLEHADGDRYARVLSLPGGNGIATVDLGSAGDGYVRANLSLAAMSDLSTAVTRLRHLLDLDADPAAVDEALAADPQLAPLVAATPGIRLFGCVDPAELLLRTMIGQQISIAAAATHQARLVAALGAEIDDPSGRLTRAFPTPAAVAERGGEVLTGPRTRIAAILGAAADLAEGRLVLHAGMTREEARAELLRLKGVGPWTADYVAMRLLADPDTLLASDLVVAKGAENLGLDIAADRWSPWGSYVSLHLWNHSLTTDRRIAP from the coding sequence GTGACCACCAGCTCACCCCACCTCGACTTCGACCGGTGCTACCGGGCGATCGCCGGGCGCGATCCCAGATTCGACGGCCAGTTCTACACGGCCGTCGCCACCACCGGGATCTACTGCCGCCCGTCGTGCCCGGCGACCACACCCAAGGCGCAGAACGTGAGCTTCCACCTCACGGCCGCCGCGGCACAGGCCGCCGGGTACCGGGCGTGCCGGCGCTGCCTGCCCGACGCCGTGCCCGGCTCGCCCCGGTGGAACCTCGAGTCCGACCTCGCCGCGCGCGCCATGCGCCTCATCGCCGACGGGGTGGTCGACCGGACCGGCGTGACGGGCCTCGCCGAGCGCCTGGGGTACAGCTCGCGGCAGCTGACCAGGGTCCTCACCGCGGAGCTCGGAGCGGGGCCGCTGGCCCTCGCGCGGGCGCACCGCGCCACCACCGCGCGGATCCTCATCACCGGCACGTCACTGCCCTTCTCCGACATCGCCTTCGCCGCGGGCTTCACCTCGATCCGCCAGTTCAACGACACGATCCGCGAGGTCTTCGCGCGGACCCCGTCGGAGCTGCGGGCGCAGCGCGGCCCCGAACCGGCGGGGCCGTCGACCGGGGAGCTGAGCCTGCGCCTCGCGCTCCGCGGACCGTACGCCACCGGCTGGGTGCGGTGGTTCCTCGCCGCGCACGCCGTCGCCGGCCTCGAGCACGCCGACGGCGACCGCTACGCCCGCGTCCTGAGCCTGCCGGGCGGGAACGGGATCGCCACCGTCGACCTGGGATCCGCGGGAGACGGGTACGTCCGTGCCAACCTCTCGCTCGCCGCGATGAGCGACCTGTCGACCGCGGTGACCCGGCTGCGGCACCTGCTGGACCTGGACGCCGATCCGGCCGCGGTGGACGAAGCGCTCGCCGCCGATCCCCAGCTCGCCCCGCTGGTGGCGGCGACACCCGGCATCCGGTTGTTCGGCTGCGTCGACCCCGCGGAGCTGCTGCTGCGCACCATGATCGGGCAGCAGATATCCATCGCCGCCGCAGCCACCCACCAGGCGCGGCTCGTCGCGGCGCTCGGCGCGGAGATCGACGACCCGTCGGGCCGGCTCACGCGGGCCTTCCCCACCCCGGCCGCGGTCGCGGAACGCGGGGGCGAGGTCCTCACCGGCCCGCGGACCCGGATCGCCGCGATCCTCGGGGCCGCGGCCGACCTCGCCGAGGGCCGGCTCGTACTGCACGCGGGCATGACCCGGGAGGAGGCCCGCGCGGAACTGCTCCGGCTCAAGGGTGTCGGGCCGTGGACCGCCGACTACGTGGCGATGCGCCTGCTCGCCGACCCCGATACCCTGCTCGCCTCCGACCTCGTCGTCGCGAAGGGCGCGGAGAACCTCGGGCTCGACATCGCGGCCGACCGCTGGAGCCCGTGGGGCAGCTACGTCTCCCTGCACCTGTGGAACCACTCCCTCACCACCGACCGGAGGATCGCCCCGTGA
- a CDS encoding methylated-DNA--[protein]-cysteine S-methyltransferase, producing MTAQYSTLATPTGPFTAVVDDDGAVLASGWTADLGDLLPVIHSALRPTAVEERAELGAVTRAVADFHAGEVTAIDDIVVRQRSGAFVEHAWDVLRTVEPGRPVTYTEYADLSGRPAAVRAAAMACARNAAALFVPCHRVLRLDGSLGGFRWGLAVKEWLLTHEAHTIAT from the coding sequence GTGACCGCCCAGTACTCCACCCTCGCCACGCCCACCGGGCCGTTCACCGCCGTCGTCGACGACGACGGTGCCGTGCTCGCCTCCGGGTGGACCGCGGATCTCGGCGATCTCCTCCCCGTCATCCACAGCGCATTGCGGCCCACCGCCGTCGAGGAACGGGCCGAGCTCGGCGCCGTCACCCGCGCCGTCGCGGACTTCCACGCCGGCGAGGTCACCGCGATCGACGACATCGTCGTGCGCCAGCGCTCCGGCGCGTTCGTCGAGCATGCCTGGGACGTGCTGCGCACCGTCGAACCGGGAAGACCCGTGACGTACACGGAGTACGCCGACCTGTCCGGGCGGCCCGCGGCCGTCCGGGCGGCGGCGATGGCCTGCGCCCGCAACGCGGCAGCGCTGTTCGTGCCCTGCCACCGCGTGCTGCGGCTGGACGGCTCGCTCGGCGGATTCCGGTGGGGACTCGCCGTGAAGGAGTGGCTGTTGACGCACGAGGCACATACGATCGCGACGTGA
- a CDS encoding YbdD/YjiX family protein has translation MGRTGRDPIIRALKAIRWYVGSVMGDNHYQRYVEHRRATHPGEPVMTEREYWKARHDGATVQARCC, from the coding sequence ATGGGACGCACTGGGCGTGACCCGATCATCCGGGCACTGAAGGCGATCCGCTGGTACGTGGGCTCGGTGATGGGCGACAACCACTACCAGCGGTACGTCGAGCACCGTCGCGCGACGCATCCGGGCGAGCCCGTGATGACCGAGCGCGAGTACTGGAAGGCCCGGCATGACGGCGCGACGGTCCAGGCCCGCTGCTGCTGA